Proteins found in one Salvelinus alpinus chromosome 11, SLU_Salpinus.1, whole genome shotgun sequence genomic segment:
- the LOC139533659 gene encoding ras-related protein Rab-19-like: MQQPTGGVELQDESFDFLFKIILIGDSNVGKTCVVQSFKSGQFSERQQNTIGVDFTVRTVDIDGKRIKMQVWDTAGQERFRTITHSYYRSAHGAMIAYDITRHGTFDSVSNWIREVELYGAANVVLCLIGNKSDLESERQVLFQEACCMAEERGLLAALETSAKEAQNVDDAFMMMARELLARNGMAVRQQAPSNNDSPRVLLRANSRPINGPAVITDKKTCC, from the exons ATGCAGCAGCCAACTGGAGGAGTAGAGCTGCAGGACGAATCCTTTGATTTCCTGTTCAAGATCATCCTGATTGGAGATTCTAATGTGGGCAAGACCTGCGTGGTCCAGAGCTTCAAGTCAGGACAGTTTTCAGAGAGGCAACAGAACACCATAGGAGTGGACTTCACCGTGCGGACAGTGGACATCGACGGCAAGAGAATTAAG ATGCAGGTATGGGACACGGCTGGACAGGAGCGTTTCCGGACCATCACCCATAGTTACTACCGCAGCGCCCACGGCGCCATGATCGCCTATGACATCACACGCCACGGAACCTTTGACTCCGTGTCCAATTGGATCAGGGAGGTGGAGCTGTACGGCGCGGCCAATGTAGTGCTCTGTCTCATTG GTAACAAGTCTGACCTGGAGTCTGAGCGTCAGGTGTTGTTCCAGGAGGCATGCTGTATGGCTGAGGAGAGAGGCCTCCTGGCAGCGTTAGAGACCTCAGCTAAGGAGGCCCAGAATGTGGACGATGCCTTCATGATGATGGCCCGCGAGCTGCTGGCACGCAACGGCATGGCCGTCCGGCAACAGGCCCCTAGCAACAATGACTCGCCCCGCGTCCTGCTCCGAGCCAACTCACGACCAATCAACGGGCCAGCGGTGATCACAGACAAGAAGACGTGTTGCTGa